The following proteins are co-located in the Camelina sativa cultivar DH55 chromosome 12, Cs, whole genome shotgun sequence genome:
- the LOC104730610 gene encoding uncharacterized protein LOC104730610: protein MWRPFVRTAARNLKLNRSSLILNDTVSHFSAPNSAAAVGTLLPSLDHAHRCFSSSKSTKTSITKTKKAEGKKSKPKGGGAPNAAGAEDGEFGAGGGDDLEAGRAKRLADDDKIPSLDVGPNGRPLFTPKDTTLSQLSHKDIGSYYKFDEAALEAVLPEGLASGIQDFW from the exons ATGTGGAGGCCCTTCGTAAGAACCGCCGCCAGGAATCTCAAATTGAATCGGAGTTCTTTAATTCTAAATGATACCGTTTCTCATTTCTCAGCGCCGAACTCAGCCGCCGCCGTGGGAACACTTCTCCCGAGTTTAGATCACGCGCATCGATGCTTTTCATCTTCCAAGAGCACGAAAACTTCAATCACCAAGACGAAGAAGGCTGAAGGCAAAAAATCCAAACCTAAAGGCGGAGGCGCTCCTAATGCAGCCGGAGCCGAGGACGGCGAGTTTGGAGCCGGCGGTGGAGATGACCTTGAAGCCGGTCGAGCTAAGAGGTTAGCTGATGATGATAAGATCCCGTCTTTAGATGTAGGTCCTAATGGAAGGCCTCTCTTTACTCCTAAAGATACTACACTATCGCAGCTTTCTCATAAGGATATCGGCTCCTACTACAAATTCGA TGAGGCAGCTTTGGAAGCAGTTCTGCCGGAGGGTTTGGCTTCAGGGATTCAAGATTTTTGGTAG